One part of the Chrysemys picta bellii isolate R12L10 chromosome 14, ASM1138683v2, whole genome shotgun sequence genome encodes these proteins:
- the KIFC3 gene encoding kinesin-like protein KIFC3 isoform X4, translating into MNVEKTGGRFFSGKCSSLSGARQFPMIQKMVESMAQLQEEKLQLQEELLALQEKLSARENEELAVSVQLQDQVENLKGKLLDQAQEVNRLRSELGGPDLEKHRNLLVAENEHLKQDMKSCEAELQKLKQQHVKCIDCEHVQENARLQERLAQLQLEVEEAKGRLSELDLEVQQKTNRLAEVELRLKDSLAEKAEEEERLSRRLRDSQETIASLKAQPQQIKYIIKTVEVESSKTKQALCETQSRNQHLQEQVGMQRQVLKEMEQQLQKSQKTAAQLRAQIMLYESELEQTHGQMLEEMQNMEDDKNRAIEEAFARAQVEMKAVHENLAGVRTNLLTLQPALRTLTNDYNSLKRQVRDFPLLLQEALQNARAEIGQAIEEVNSTNRELLRKYRRELQLRKKCHNELVRLKGNIRVFGRVRPINKEDGEGPEAANSVTFDPDDDALLHLMHKGKQVSFELDKVFSPQATQQDVFQEVQALITSCIDGYNVCIFAYGQTGAGKTYTMEGTPENPGINQRALQLLFSEVQRKASDWGYTITVSVAEIYNEALRDLLGKEPQEKLDIKLCPDGSGQLYVPGLTEFQVRSVEDINKVFEFGHSNRVTEYTSLNEHSSRSHALLIVTVRGLDYSTGLRTTGKLNLVDLAGSERVGRSGAEGSRLREAQYINKSLSALGDVIYALRARQGHVPFRNSKLTYLLQDSLSGDSKTLMMVQVSPVEKNTSETLCSLKFAERVRSVELGPVSRRAELVSWSSQEHLENDSPVAAQPSIRTHSSPSSGTPTRRAGSFRRKLQTSGKLRPVPV; encoded by the exons GTTGAAAATCTGAAAGGGAAACTTCTGGATCAAGCTCAAGAAGTGAACAGACTCCGTTCTGAGTTG GGTGGCCCTGACTTGGAAAAGCATCGGAATCTGCTCGTTGCAGAGAACGAGCACCTAAAGCAAGACATGAAGTCATGTGAGGCAGAGCTGCAGAagctgaagcagcagcatgtgAAATGCATTGACTGCGAACACGTCCAG GAGAATGCCAGGCTGCAGGAAAGgttggcccagctgcagctggaggTGGAGGAGGCTAAGGGGAGGCTGTCGGAGCTGGACCTGGAAGTGCAGCAGAAGACCAATCGCCTGGCAGAGGTGGAGCTGCGCTTAAAGGACTCCCTTGCCGAgaaggctgaggaggaggagcgaCTCAGCAGGCGGCTGCGGGATAGTCAGGAGACCATAGCTAGCCTGAAAGCCCAACCCCAGCAGATAAAG TATATCATCAAAACGGTGGAAGTGGAGTCATCCAAGACCAAGCAGGCTCTGTGTGAGACCCAGTCACGGAATCAGCACTTGCAGGAGCAAGTGGGGATGCAGAGACAGGTGCTAAAGGAGATGGAACAGCAGCTGCAGAAGTCTCAGAAGACTGcagcccagctcagagcccag ATTATGCTGTATGAGTCTGAACTGGAGCAGACGCATGGACAGATGCTGGAGGAGATGCAGAACATGGAAGATGACAAGAACCGGGCCATTGAGGAGGCATTTGCACGTGCCCAAGTAGAAATGAAAGCTGTGCACGAGAACCTGGCAG GGGTCCGGACAAACCTCCTCACACTCCAgccagcactccggaccctcacCAATGATTACAACAGCCTGAAACGGCAGGTCCGAGACTTCCCCCTGCTACTCCAGGAAGCTCTGCAGAATGCCAGGGCAGAG ATTGGACAAGCCATTGAGGAGGTGAACAGCACAAATCGGGAGCTACTCAGGAAATACCGCAGGGAGCTGCAACTCCGCAAAAAATGTCACAACGAACTGGTGCGGCTGAAAG GAAATATCCGTGTGTTTGGCCGAGTCCGGCCAATAAataaagaggatggggaaggGCCTGAAGCAGCCAACTCCGTGACCTTTGACCCTGACGATGATGCTCTCCTGCACCTGATGCACAAAGGGAAGCAGGTGTCGTTTGAATTGGACAAGGTTTTCTCCCCACAGGCAACACAGCAAGAT GTGTTCCAGGAAGTTCAGGCCCTGATCACATCCTGTATTGATGGCTACAATGTCTGTATATTTGCCTATGGACAGACAGGAGCAGGCAAGACATATACTATGGAG GGAACTCCTGAAAACCCAGGAATCAACCAGCGAGCTCTCCAGCTGCTCTTCTCCGAGGTGCAGAGGAAAGCGTCTGACTGGGGCTACACGATCACTGTCAGTGTGGCAGAGATTTACAACGAGGCGCTCAG GGACTTGCTTGGGAAGGAGCCTCAGGAGAAGCTGGACATCAAACTGTGCCCGGATGGCAGCGGGCAGCTGTATGTACCAGGACTGACTGAGTTCCAGGTGCGAAGTGTGGAGGATATTAACAAG GTGTTTGAATTTGGGCACTCGAACAGAGTGACTGAGTACACCAGCCTGAACGAGCACAGCTCACGGTCTCACGCCCTCCTCATCGTCACAGTAAGAGGACTCGACTACAGCACAGGCCTCAGAACCACAG GGAAGCTGAACCTGGTGGACTTGGCTGGATCTGAACGGGTAGGCAGGTCTGGTGCAGAGGGAAGCAGGCTCCGGGAGGCCCAGTACATCAACAAGTCGCTGTCAGCACTAGGAGATGTGATTTATGCTCTGCGCGCCCGCCAGGGTCACGTGCCATTCCGCAACTCCAAACTGACCTACCTGCTCCAAGACTCCCTCAGCGGAGATAGCAAAACCCTCATGATGGTGCAG GTCTCTCCAGTGGAGAAGAATACAAGTGAGACTCTCTGTTCCCTAAAGTTTGCTGAGAGGGTTCGCTCAGTGGAACTGGGCCCTGTATCCAGGAGAGCAGAACTAGTGTCCTGGTCTAGTCAGGAGCACTTAGAG aatgATTCACCAGTGGCAGCACAGCCCTCCATTCGAACACATTCTTCTCCTAGCTCCGGGACACCTACAAGACGAGCAGGCTCATTCCGGAGGAAGCTCCAGACCTCAG GAAAGCTGAGGCCAGTCCCTGTGTGA
- the KIFC3 gene encoding kinesin-like protein KIFC3 isoform X5, with protein MIQKMVESMAQLQEEKLQLQEELLALQEKLSARENEELAVSVQLQDQVENLKGKLLDQAQEVNRLRSELGGPDLEKHRNLLVAENEHLKQDMKSCEAELQKLKQQHVKCIDCEHVQENARLQERLAQLQLEVEEAKGRLSELDLEVQQKTNRLAEVELRLKDSLAEKAEEEERLSRRLRDSQETIASLKAQPQQIKYIIKTVEVESSKTKQALCETQSRNQHLQEQVGMQRQVLKEMEQQLQKSQKTAAQLRAQIMLYESELEQTHGQMLEEMQNMEDDKNRAIEEAFARAQVEMKAVHENLAGVRTNLLTLQPALRTLTNDYNSLKRQVRDFPLLLQEALQNARAEIGQAIEEVNSTNRELLRKYRRELQLRKKCHNELVRLKGNIRVFGRVRPINKEDGEGPEAANSVTFDPDDDALLHLMHKGKQVSFELDKVFSPQATQQDVFQEVQALITSCIDGYNVCIFAYGQTGAGKTYTMEGTPENPGINQRALQLLFSEVQRKASDWGYTITVSVAEIYNEALRDLLGKEPQEKLDIKLCPDGSGQLYVPGLTEFQVRSVEDINKVFEFGHSNRVTEYTSLNEHSSRSHALLIVTVRGLDYSTGLRTTGKLNLVDLAGSERVGRSGAEGSRLREAQYINKSLSALGDVIYALRARQGHVPFRNSKLTYLLQDSLSGDSKTLMMVQVSPVEKNTSETLCSLKFAERVRSVELGPVSRRAELVSWSSQEHLENDSPVAAQPSIRTHSSPSSGTPTRRAGSFRRKLQTSGKLRPVPV; from the exons GTTGAAAATCTGAAAGGGAAACTTCTGGATCAAGCTCAAGAAGTGAACAGACTCCGTTCTGAGTTG GGTGGCCCTGACTTGGAAAAGCATCGGAATCTGCTCGTTGCAGAGAACGAGCACCTAAAGCAAGACATGAAGTCATGTGAGGCAGAGCTGCAGAagctgaagcagcagcatgtgAAATGCATTGACTGCGAACACGTCCAG GAGAATGCCAGGCTGCAGGAAAGgttggcccagctgcagctggaggTGGAGGAGGCTAAGGGGAGGCTGTCGGAGCTGGACCTGGAAGTGCAGCAGAAGACCAATCGCCTGGCAGAGGTGGAGCTGCGCTTAAAGGACTCCCTTGCCGAgaaggctgaggaggaggagcgaCTCAGCAGGCGGCTGCGGGATAGTCAGGAGACCATAGCTAGCCTGAAAGCCCAACCCCAGCAGATAAAG TATATCATCAAAACGGTGGAAGTGGAGTCATCCAAGACCAAGCAGGCTCTGTGTGAGACCCAGTCACGGAATCAGCACTTGCAGGAGCAAGTGGGGATGCAGAGACAGGTGCTAAAGGAGATGGAACAGCAGCTGCAGAAGTCTCAGAAGACTGcagcccagctcagagcccag ATTATGCTGTATGAGTCTGAACTGGAGCAGACGCATGGACAGATGCTGGAGGAGATGCAGAACATGGAAGATGACAAGAACCGGGCCATTGAGGAGGCATTTGCACGTGCCCAAGTAGAAATGAAAGCTGTGCACGAGAACCTGGCAG GGGTCCGGACAAACCTCCTCACACTCCAgccagcactccggaccctcacCAATGATTACAACAGCCTGAAACGGCAGGTCCGAGACTTCCCCCTGCTACTCCAGGAAGCTCTGCAGAATGCCAGGGCAGAG ATTGGACAAGCCATTGAGGAGGTGAACAGCACAAATCGGGAGCTACTCAGGAAATACCGCAGGGAGCTGCAACTCCGCAAAAAATGTCACAACGAACTGGTGCGGCTGAAAG GAAATATCCGTGTGTTTGGCCGAGTCCGGCCAATAAataaagaggatggggaaggGCCTGAAGCAGCCAACTCCGTGACCTTTGACCCTGACGATGATGCTCTCCTGCACCTGATGCACAAAGGGAAGCAGGTGTCGTTTGAATTGGACAAGGTTTTCTCCCCACAGGCAACACAGCAAGAT GTGTTCCAGGAAGTTCAGGCCCTGATCACATCCTGTATTGATGGCTACAATGTCTGTATATTTGCCTATGGACAGACAGGAGCAGGCAAGACATATACTATGGAG GGAACTCCTGAAAACCCAGGAATCAACCAGCGAGCTCTCCAGCTGCTCTTCTCCGAGGTGCAGAGGAAAGCGTCTGACTGGGGCTACACGATCACTGTCAGTGTGGCAGAGATTTACAACGAGGCGCTCAG GGACTTGCTTGGGAAGGAGCCTCAGGAGAAGCTGGACATCAAACTGTGCCCGGATGGCAGCGGGCAGCTGTATGTACCAGGACTGACTGAGTTCCAGGTGCGAAGTGTGGAGGATATTAACAAG GTGTTTGAATTTGGGCACTCGAACAGAGTGACTGAGTACACCAGCCTGAACGAGCACAGCTCACGGTCTCACGCCCTCCTCATCGTCACAGTAAGAGGACTCGACTACAGCACAGGCCTCAGAACCACAG GGAAGCTGAACCTGGTGGACTTGGCTGGATCTGAACGGGTAGGCAGGTCTGGTGCAGAGGGAAGCAGGCTCCGGGAGGCCCAGTACATCAACAAGTCGCTGTCAGCACTAGGAGATGTGATTTATGCTCTGCGCGCCCGCCAGGGTCACGTGCCATTCCGCAACTCCAAACTGACCTACCTGCTCCAAGACTCCCTCAGCGGAGATAGCAAAACCCTCATGATGGTGCAG GTCTCTCCAGTGGAGAAGAATACAAGTGAGACTCTCTGTTCCCTAAAGTTTGCTGAGAGGGTTCGCTCAGTGGAACTGGGCCCTGTATCCAGGAGAGCAGAACTAGTGTCCTGGTCTAGTCAGGAGCACTTAGAG aatgATTCACCAGTGGCAGCACAGCCCTCCATTCGAACACATTCTTCTCCTAGCTCCGGGACACCTACAAGACGAGCAGGCTCATTCCGGAGGAAGCTCCAGACCTCAG GAAAGCTGAGGCCAGTCCCTGTGTGA